A window of the Pseudomonas gozinkensis genome harbors these coding sequences:
- a CDS encoding acetyl-CoA carboxylase biotin carboxylase subunit has translation MITKILIANRGEIAVRIVRACAEMGIRSVAIYSDADRHALHVKRADEAHSIGAEPLAGYLNPRKLVNLAVETGCDALHPGYGFLSENAELADICAERGIKFIGPSAEVIRRMGDKTEARRSMIKAGVPVTPGTEGNVSGIEEALSEGDRIGYPVMLKATSGGGGRGIRRCNSREELEQNFPRVISEATKAFGSAEVFLEKCIVNPKHIEAQILGDSFGNVVHLFERDCSIQRRNQKLIEIAPSPQLTPEQRAYIGDLSVRAAKAVGYENAGTVEFLLAEGEVYFMEMNTRVQVEHTITEEITGIDIVREQIRIASGLPLSVKQEDIQHRGFALQFRINAEDPKNNFLPSFGKITRYYAPGGPGVRTDTAIYTGYTIPPFYDSMCLKLVVWALTWEEAMDRGLRALDDMRLQGVKTTAAYYQEILRNPEFRSGQFNTSFVESHPELTNYSIKRKPEELALAIAAAIAAHAGL, from the coding sequence GTGATAACAAAGATCCTGATCGCCAACCGTGGTGAGATTGCCGTACGAATCGTGCGTGCCTGCGCCGAGATGGGCATCCGCTCGGTCGCGATCTATTCCGACGCCGACCGGCATGCCCTGCATGTGAAGCGTGCGGACGAGGCCCACAGCATTGGTGCCGAGCCGCTGGCCGGTTACCTGAACCCGCGCAAGTTGGTGAACCTGGCCGTGGAAACCGGCTGCGATGCGCTGCACCCTGGCTACGGTTTCCTCTCGGAAAACGCCGAGCTGGCAGACATCTGCGCCGAACGCGGTATCAAATTCATTGGCCCGTCGGCGGAAGTCATCCGCCGCATGGGCGACAAGACCGAAGCGCGCCGCAGCATGATCAAGGCCGGCGTGCCGGTCACGCCGGGCACCGAAGGCAACGTCTCGGGCATCGAGGAAGCATTGAGCGAGGGCGACCGCATCGGTTACCCGGTGATGCTCAAGGCGACTTCCGGTGGTGGCGGTCGCGGTATCCGTCGCTGCAACAGCCGCGAAGAACTCGAACAGAACTTCCCCCGGGTCATTTCCGAAGCCACCAAGGCCTTCGGTTCGGCGGAAGTGTTCCTGGAAAAATGCATCGTCAATCCGAAACACATCGAAGCGCAGATCCTCGGCGACAGCTTCGGCAACGTCGTGCACCTGTTCGAGCGTGACTGCTCGATCCAGCGCCGCAACCAGAAGCTGATCGAAATCGCCCCGAGCCCGCAACTGACCCCGGAACAGCGCGCCTACATCGGCGACCTGTCGGTGCGCGCGGCCAAGGCCGTGGGCTACGAGAACGCCGGCACCGTGGAGTTCCTGCTCGCCGAAGGCGAGGTGTACTTCATGGAGATGAACACCCGGGTGCAGGTGGAACACACCATCACCGAAGAAATCACCGGGATCGACATCGTCCGTGAACAGATCCGCATCGCCTCCGGCCTGCCGCTGTCGGTGAAGCAGGAAGACATTCAGCATCGCGGTTTTGCCCTGCAATTCCGGATCAACGCCGAAGACCCGAAAAACAACTTCCTGCCGAGCTTCGGCAAGATCACGCGCTACTACGCCCCCGGCGGCCCGGGCGTGCGCACCGACACGGCGATCTACACCGGCTACACCATTCCGCCGTTCTACGACTCGATGTGCCTGAAACTGGTGGTCTGGGCGCTGACCTGGGAAGAGGCGATGGACCGTGGCCTGCGCGCCCTCGACGACATGCGTCTGCAAGGCGTGAAGACCACCGCCGCGTACTACCAGGAAATCCTGCGCAACCCGGAATTCCGTAGCGGCCAGTTCAATACCAGCTTCGTTGAAAGCCATCCGGAACTGACCAACTACTCGATCAAGCGCAAACCCGAAGAGCTGGCCCTGGCCATCGCCGCCGCCATCGCCGCCCACGCAGGCCTGTGA
- a CDS encoding LysR family transcriptional regulator, which produces MRKSLMRMTLRQLQIFNEVCDLRSYSRAAEEMSLTQPAVSLQIRQLEELIGQPLFDYVGKKLYMTEAAEALQRASRDIFGRLENLDMQLSDMQGSLQGQLKLAVESSAKYFVPHLFAAFKRQHPEVNLQLTVVNRGQVIRRLSDNRDDLVIMSMVPQDMGLEFLPFLNNPIVAVARPDHPLAHMGPLRLQDLEPYTLLIREPGSGTRMACEEYFKEKRVHFTQTQEVASAEAQRECVVAGLGLALLTRHALNLELATGGLVELPVEELPLFRSWCLVQAKAKRLSPVAHAFLAFIRSERVQISALVERFDGKLPELPASD; this is translated from the coding sequence ATGCGTAAGTCCTTGATGCGTATGACATTGCGTCAATTGCAGATCTTCAACGAAGTGTGTGATTTACGTTCCTACAGCCGCGCAGCCGAGGAAATGTCGCTCACACAACCGGCCGTCAGCCTACAGATTCGTCAGCTAGAGGAGCTGATCGGGCAGCCGCTGTTCGACTATGTGGGCAAGAAACTTTACATGACCGAGGCCGCCGAAGCACTTCAGCGCGCCAGCCGGGACATCTTTGGCCGCCTGGAAAACCTCGACATGCAGCTGTCGGACATGCAGGGCTCGCTGCAGGGCCAGCTGAAGCTGGCGGTGGAATCCAGCGCCAAATACTTCGTGCCGCACCTGTTCGCAGCATTCAAGCGCCAGCATCCGGAAGTGAACCTGCAATTGACGGTGGTCAACCGTGGCCAGGTGATTCGCCGGCTCTCCGACAACCGCGACGATCTGGTGATCATGTCGATGGTGCCGCAGGACATGGGCCTCGAATTCCTGCCGTTCCTCAATAACCCGATCGTTGCCGTGGCGCGCCCGGATCATCCGCTGGCGCACATGGGCCCGCTGCGTTTGCAGGATCTGGAACCTTACACCTTGCTGATCCGCGAACCCGGCTCAGGAACCCGAATGGCCTGCGAGGAGTATTTCAAAGAGAAGCGCGTGCACTTCACCCAGACTCAGGAAGTGGCATCGGCCGAAGCCCAGCGTGAGTGTGTAGTCGCGGGTCTGGGCCTGGCGCTGTTGACGCGCCACGCCCTGAACCTGGAGCTGGCGACCGGCGGCCTGGTGGAGCTGCCGGTCGAAGAGTTGCCGCTGTTTCGCAGCTGGTGCCTGGTGCAAGCCAAAGCCAAACGGCTGTCACCGGTGGCGCACGCCTTCCTGGCGTTTATCCGCAGCGAACGGGTGCAGATCAGCGCGCTGGTTGAGCGCTTCGACGGGAAGCTGCCGGAGCTGCCTGCCAGTGATTGA
- a CDS encoding PA3496 family putative envelope integrity protein, producing the protein MAQPYEERNSAAKTRRQQEDQRRMEFRRAIEDRFELRQLQAEIGDFPEDINHWQAAPAASRRSAQPAR; encoded by the coding sequence ATGGCTCAGCCTTACGAAGAACGCAACAGCGCCGCGAAAACCCGTCGTCAGCAGGAAGACCAGCGCCGCATGGAATTTCGCCGCGCCATCGAAGATCGCTTCGAACTTCGCCAGCTTCAGGCTGAAATCGGTGATTTTCCCGAGGACATCAATCACTGGCAGGCAGCTCCGGCAGCTTCCCGTCGAAGCGCTCAACCAGCGCGCTGA
- the hexR gene encoding transcriptional regulator HexR, with protein MNLLQHIAQSRHLLRKSELKVADHVLLDPAAVMHSSMADLAHSVGISEPTIVRFCRAIGCSGFQDLKLKLAQSLAAGASFGQFAIHEDDSVADYSLKIFDTTLHTLMEVREKLDPLELQRAVTLMSQAQRVEFYGFGASGAVAADAQHKFFRLLLTAAAYSDPHMQAMSAVTLKPTDVAICISQSGRSKDLLITANLVRESGASLITLCPSQTPLAELSTVNLAIDVHEDTEIYTPLTSRIAHLVVIDVLAMGVAMARGPSLVNHLKSVKRSLRSLRLSPKSVKALDD; from the coding sequence TTGAATCTGCTGCAACACATCGCCCAGTCACGTCACCTGTTACGCAAGTCGGAGCTCAAGGTCGCCGACCACGTGCTGCTTGACCCTGCGGCAGTGATGCACAGTTCCATGGCCGACCTGGCCCACAGCGTCGGCATCAGCGAGCCGACCATCGTGCGCTTCTGCCGGGCCATCGGTTGTTCCGGTTTCCAGGATCTGAAACTCAAGCTCGCGCAAAGCCTCGCGGCCGGCGCCAGCTTCGGTCAGTTCGCGATCCATGAAGATGATTCCGTCGCCGACTACAGCCTGAAGATTTTCGACACCACGTTGCACACGCTGATGGAGGTTCGCGAGAAGCTCGACCCTCTGGAGCTGCAACGGGCGGTGACGCTGATGTCCCAGGCCCAGCGCGTCGAGTTCTACGGTTTTGGTGCGTCGGGCGCGGTGGCGGCGGATGCGCAGCACAAATTCTTCCGTCTGCTGCTGACGGCGGCGGCGTATTCCGACCCGCACATGCAGGCGATGTCGGCGGTGACGCTGAAGCCCACCGACGTGGCGATCTGCATTTCCCAGTCCGGCCGTTCCAAAGATTTGCTGATCACCGCCAACCTCGTTCGCGAGAGCGGTGCGTCGCTGATCACCTTGTGCCCGAGCCAGACACCGCTGGCCGAGCTGTCGACCGTCAACCTGGCGATCGACGTTCACGAAGACACCGAAATTTACACGCCGCTGACTTCGCGTATCGCTCACCTGGTGGTGATCGACGTACTGGCGATGGGCGTGGCGATGGCGCGCGGGCCGAGCCTGGTCAACCACCTCAAGAGCGTCAAGCGCAGCCTGCGCAGCTTGCGGCTGTCGCCAAAATCGGTGAAAGCGCTGGATGACTGA
- a CDS encoding putative bifunctional diguanylate cyclase/phosphodiesterase, translated as MTLSFDLSGPSVEPRVIRKHYATQMAVERTRLLYQGSLLPTLFMLINGLVCAGLLWSPQRYFVVSVWLVWLLSLVALRVIQVAAFDSAIPDRQAQPIWGRMFLLGSTMTGLTLAGAGIALVPADNFMQQAWVFGLIGAATLSASVAYAVSIPAFLSFTLPCLLPAIGYLFWGGDELARGWGWLGLILLGSLSVVAWQVNRLIDRGLLRRFQNQHLIEHLQQTQTRSEQLNQELAKEIEHRRCAEGKLREAQVELEDRVAQRSRELDVANQALSKSEARLALALKASELGLWDWNLQTDEVHHTQIQELFGIDPEYVTGLLRHLRPRLHPEDVPPLKRALIEHLKGRTEDYQIEYRVRHGDGHWVWIEDRGRAVERDENGRVIRMVGTRRDISVSKSLEAQQQLAATVFEAASEGIVILDPNYSLIAINQAFSRVTGYDIDDMLGRNVVELPCSRDARRHYVAIRHALEQHGSWQGELVETRKNGELYPQWLQLNAVRDSRGNVSHIVGFFADLSARRESEERMRYLTHYDELTGLANRSLFRERLHEAHQRVRQGGRRSLALLHINLDRFKLLNDSLGHEIADQLLQKMSRRLVNALPEADTIARLSGDEFAVLFDAYGNLSSLARVATRLSTKLRLPLTVEGHELVVSASMGISMLPDNAREISALVSQSNMAMQHAKHLGGNNFQFYTDSLQASTLERLQLENQLRKAIEEKQLNVFYQPKLCLATGRLNAAEALVRWDHPTMGRVPPGDFIGLAEETGLIGPIGEFVLRQACWQACEWQRQGLAPIRVSVNLSVHQLRQGKLVSLVRQVLEETGLAPHYLELELTESQLLDSVEHIIATFQQLRDLGVKLAIDDFGTGYSSLSYLKRIPVDYVKIDQAFIRGLGEGSEDAAITRAIIAMAHGLSLKVVAEGVERSEQLAFLKAEGCDEVQGYLISRPVEAVGLAALLREQEKPL; from the coding sequence ATGACCCTCAGCTTCGACCTGTCGGGCCCCTCTGTGGAACCCCGGGTGATCCGCAAGCATTACGCCACCCAGATGGCGGTCGAGCGCACGCGCCTTCTTTATCAGGGTTCGCTGTTGCCCACCCTGTTCATGTTGATCAATGGTCTGGTCTGCGCCGGTCTGCTCTGGAGTCCGCAGCGTTACTTCGTGGTCAGCGTCTGGCTGGTGTGGCTGTTGTCGCTGGTGGCGTTGCGGGTGATTCAGGTCGCCGCGTTCGACTCGGCGATTCCCGATCGCCAGGCCCAGCCGATCTGGGGGCGAATGTTCCTGCTCGGCTCCACCATGACCGGCCTGACTCTGGCCGGCGCCGGCATCGCCTTGGTCCCCGCCGACAATTTCATGCAGCAGGCCTGGGTGTTCGGCCTCATCGGCGCCGCGACCCTGTCGGCCAGCGTGGCCTACGCCGTGAGTATTCCGGCTTTTCTTTCCTTTACCTTGCCGTGTCTGCTGCCGGCCATCGGCTATCTGTTCTGGGGTGGTGACGAACTGGCACGCGGCTGGGGCTGGCTCGGGCTGATCCTGCTCGGCTCCCTGAGCGTGGTGGCGTGGCAGGTCAATCGGTTGATCGATCGCGGTTTGCTGCGGCGTTTTCAGAACCAGCATCTGATCGAGCACCTGCAACAAACGCAAACCCGCAGCGAACAGCTCAATCAGGAGCTGGCGAAGGAAATCGAGCACCGGCGTTGCGCCGAGGGCAAGCTGCGTGAAGCCCAGGTCGAGCTGGAGGACCGGGTCGCCCAGCGCAGCCGGGAACTGGACGTCGCCAACCAGGCCCTGAGCAAGAGCGAGGCGCGCCTGGCGCTGGCGTTGAAGGCCAGTGAGCTGGGGCTGTGGGACTGGAACCTGCAGACCGACGAAGTTCACCACACGCAGATTCAGGAACTGTTCGGCATTGACCCGGAATACGTCACCGGGCTGCTCAGGCATCTACGACCGCGCTTGCACCCGGAAGATGTGCCGCCGCTCAAACGGGCGTTGATCGAGCACTTGAAGGGGCGCACCGAGGATTATCAGATCGAATACCGCGTGCGCCACGGCGATGGCCACTGGGTCTGGATCGAAGACCGTGGGCGAGCGGTGGAGCGCGACGAAAACGGCCGGGTCATCCGCATGGTCGGCACCCGCCGCGACATCAGCGTCAGCAAAAGCCTGGAAGCCCAGCAGCAATTGGCGGCGACGGTGTTCGAGGCTGCCAGCGAAGGCATCGTGATCCTCGACCCGAATTATTCGCTGATCGCCATCAACCAGGCCTTCAGCCGGGTCACCGGGTATGACATCGACGACATGCTCGGGCGCAACGTCGTCGAATTGCCGTGCAGCCGCGATGCCCGCCGGCACTACGTCGCGATCCGCCACGCGCTGGAGCAGCACGGCAGTTGGCAGGGTGAACTGGTGGAAACCCGCAAGAACGGCGAGCTGTACCCGCAATGGCTGCAATTGAATGCCGTGCGTGATAGTCGGGGAAATGTGAGTCATATCGTCGGTTTCTTCGCCGATCTGTCGGCGCGCCGCGAATCCGAAGAGCGCATGCGCTACCTGACCCACTACGACGAGCTCACCGGTCTGGCCAATCGCTCGCTGTTCCGCGAACGCCTGCACGAAGCGCATCAACGCGTGCGGCAGGGCGGGCGCCGGAGTCTGGCACTGCTGCACATCAATCTGGATCGCTTCAAGCTGCTCAACGACAGCCTCGGCCACGAGATCGCCGATCAGTTGCTGCAAAAGATGTCCCGGCGGCTGGTCAACGCCTTGCCGGAGGCCGACACCATTGCCCGGCTGTCCGGCGATGAGTTCGCGGTGTTGTTCGACGCCTACGGCAACTTGTCGAGCCTGGCGCGGGTCGCCACGCGACTGTCGACCAAGCTGCGACTGCCGTTGACCGTGGAAGGGCATGAACTGGTGGTCAGCGCCTCGATGGGCATCAGCATGCTGCCGGACAACGCCCGGGAGATTTCCGCGCTGGTCAGTCAGTCGAACATGGCCATGCAACATGCCAAGCACTTGGGCGGCAACAACTTCCAGTTTTACACCGACAGCCTGCAGGCCAGCACGCTGGAGCGCCTGCAACTGGAAAACCAGCTGCGCAAAGCCATCGAGGAAAAGCAGCTCAACGTCTTCTATCAACCGAAACTGTGCCTGGCGACCGGCCGTCTCAACGCGGCGGAGGCGCTGGTGCGCTGGGATCACCCGACCATGGGCCGTGTGCCTCCGGGAGATTTCATCGGCCTGGCCGAAGAGACGGGGCTGATTGGGCCGATCGGCGAATTCGTGCTGCGTCAGGCCTGCTGGCAGGCGTGTGAATGGCAGCGGCAGGGACTGGCACCGATCCGGGTTTCCGTGAACCTGTCGGTGCATCAGCTGCGTCAGGGAAAACTGGTCAGTCTGGTGCGCCAGGTGCTGGAGGAAACCGGCCTGGCGCCGCACTACCTCGAACTGGAACTGACCGAAAGCCAGCTGCTCGACAGCGTCGAACACATCATCGCCACGTTCCAGCAGTTGCGGGATCTGGGGGTGAAACTGGCCATCGATGACTTCGGCACCGGGTATTCGTCTTTGAGCTATCTGAAGCGGATTCCGGTGGACTACGTGAAGATCGATCAGGCCTTTATTCGCGGGTTGGGCGAGGGTAGCGAAGACGCGGCGATCACCAGGGCGATCATTGCGATGGCTCATGGGCTGTCACTGAAAGTTGTCGCCGAAGGTGTCGAGCGATCCGAGCAACTGGCGTTTCTGAAAGCTGAAGGTTGCGATGAAGTGCAGGGCTATCTGATCAGCCGTCCGGTGGAGGCGGTCGGCCTTGCCGCGTTGCTGCGTGAACAGGAAAAACCGCTGTAA
- the uvrD gene encoding DNA helicase II — MRDDLSLLLNSLNDAQRQAVAAPVGRQLVLAGAGSGKTRVLVHRIAWLIQVENASPHSILSVTFTNKAAAEMRHRIEQLLGINPAGMWVGTFHGLAHRLLRAHWQEAGLSQTFQILDSDDQQRLVKRVIRELGLDEQRWPARQAQWFINGQKDEGLRPQHIQASGDLFLATMRGIYEAYEAACQRAGVIDFSELLLRALDLWRDHPGLLAHYQKRFRHILVDEFQDTNAVQYAWLRLLGKGGDSLMVVGDDDQSIYGWRGAKIENIHQYSSDFPDSVTIRLEQNYRSTAGILKAANALIANNTGRLGKELWTDGGDGDAINLYAAFNEHDEARYVVETIESALKTGLARSDIAILYRSNAQSRVLEEALLRERIPYRIYGGQRFFERAEIKNAMAYLRLLEGRGNDAALERVINVPARGIGEKTVEAIRDHARHSDVSMWEAMRQLVANKGLTGRAAGALGAFIELIENLAAKCAEMPLHLMTQTVIEQSGLIAYHEAEKGEKGQARVENLEELVSAARNFENTEEDEELTPLAAFLGHASLEAGDTQADEHEDSIQLMTLHSAKGLEFPYVFLVGMEEGLFPHKMSLEEPGRLEEERRLAYVGITRAMQNLVMTYAETRRLYGSETYNKVSRFVREVPKGLIQEVRLSNSVSRPFGGNQSMSGSNLFSGAEIPETGLNLGQAVRHSIFGDGVILNFEGAGAQARVQVNFAEGSKWLMLGYAKLEAI; from the coding sequence ATGCGCGATGATCTCTCCCTTCTGCTGAACTCCCTCAACGATGCCCAACGCCAGGCCGTAGCAGCCCCCGTTGGTCGTCAATTGGTCCTGGCCGGTGCCGGCTCCGGCAAAACCCGAGTGCTGGTGCACCGTATCGCCTGGTTGATCCAGGTCGAAAACGCCTCGCCCCACTCGATTCTGTCGGTGACCTTCACCAATAAGGCTGCTGCAGAGATGCGTCACCGCATCGAGCAATTGCTGGGCATCAACCCGGCCGGCATGTGGGTCGGCACCTTCCACGGCCTGGCGCACCGCCTTTTGCGGGCGCACTGGCAGGAAGCCGGGCTGAGCCAGACCTTCCAGATTCTCGACAGCGACGACCAGCAACGGCTGGTCAAGCGGGTGATCCGCGAGCTGGGGCTGGACGAGCAACGCTGGCCGGCCCGTCAGGCTCAGTGGTTCATCAACGGGCAGAAAGACGAAGGTCTGCGTCCGCAACACATTCAGGCCAGCGGTGATCTGTTCCTGGCCACCATGCGCGGCATTTATGAGGCGTACGAGGCGGCGTGCCAGCGTGCCGGCGTCATCGATTTCTCCGAACTGCTGCTGCGCGCCCTCGACCTGTGGCGCGACCACCCGGGCCTGCTGGCGCACTACCAGAAGCGTTTCCGACACATTCTGGTGGACGAATTCCAGGACACCAACGCCGTGCAGTACGCCTGGTTGCGTCTGCTGGGCAAGGGCGGCGACAGCCTGATGGTGGTCGGCGACGACGACCAGTCGATCTACGGCTGGCGCGGCGCGAAAATCGAGAACATCCACCAGTACTCCTCCGACTTCCCGGACTCGGTGACCATCCGTCTGGAGCAGAACTACCGCTCCACGGCCGGCATCCTCAAGGCCGCCAACGCCCTGATCGCCAACAACACCGGGCGTCTGGGCAAAGAACTGTGGACGGATGGCGGCGATGGCGACGCGATCAACCTTTACGCCGCCTTCAACGAACACGATGAAGCGCGCTACGTTGTCGAAACCATCGAAAGCGCGCTGAAAACCGGCCTTGCTCGCAGCGATATCGCGATTCTCTACCGCTCCAACGCCCAATCGCGCGTTCTGGAAGAAGCCTTGTTGCGCGAACGCATTCCGTACCGCATCTACGGCGGCCAGCGCTTCTTCGAGCGGGCGGAAATCAAGAACGCCATGGCCTACCTGCGTTTGCTGGAAGGTCGCGGCAACGATGCGGCGCTGGAACGGGTGATCAACGTCCCGGCGCGCGGCATCGGCGAGAAAACCGTCGAAGCGATCCGCGACCATGCCCGTCACAGCGATGTGTCGATGTGGGAAGCCATGCGCCAGCTGGTGGCCAACAAAGGCCTGACCGGTCGCGCCGCCGGTGCGCTGGGCGCGTTTATCGAACTGATCGAAAACCTCGCCGCCAAGTGCGCCGAGATGCCGTTGCACCTGATGACCCAGACCGTCATCGAGCAATCCGGGCTGATCGCCTACCACGAAGCGGAAAAAGGCGAGAAAGGCCAGGCCCGGGTGGAAAACCTTGAGGAACTGGTCAGCGCCGCGCGCAACTTCGAGAACACCGAAGAAGACGAAGAGCTGACGCCACTGGCGGCATTCCTCGGCCACGCTTCGCTGGAGGCCGGCGACACCCAGGCCGACGAACACGAAGACAGCATTCAACTGATGACACTGCACAGCGCCAAGGGCCTGGAATTCCCTTACGTGTTCCTGGTGGGCATGGAAGAAGGCCTGTTCCCGCACAAGATGAGCCTGGAAGAGCCAGGACGCCTTGAGGAAGAACGGCGTCTGGCCTACGTCGGCATTACCCGGGCGATGCAGAATCTGGTGATGACCTATGCTGAAACCCGACGTTTGTACGGCAGCGAAACCTACAACAAGGTGTCGCGTTTCGTACGGGAAGTACCGAAAGGCCTGATTCAGGAAGTGCGCCTGTCGAACAGCGTCAGCCGACCGTTCGGCGGTAACCAGTCGATGAGCGGCAGTAACCTGTTCAGCGGCGCCGAGATCCCGGAAACCGGCCTCAACCTCGGTCAGGCCGTGCGGCACTCGATCTTCGGCGACGGTGTGATCCTCAACTTCGAGGGCGCCGGCGCCCAGGCCCGGGTCCAGGTGAACTTCGCCGAAGGCAGCAAGTGGCTGATGCTCGGGTACGCGAAGCTGGAAGCTATTTAA
- a CDS encoding EamA family transporter encodes MGSGFFSSWTFWALLSATFAALTAIFAKIGIENVNSDFATLLRTIVVLVSLALILYATGQYQSLGSISAKSYLFLLLSGLGTGASWLCYFRALKVGPASLVAPVDKLSVVFVAVLGVILLGEKLDLRQWGGIGLITAGVVMLALRR; translated from the coding sequence ATGGGCTCGGGCTTCTTTTCTTCCTGGACGTTCTGGGCCCTGCTCTCGGCTACTTTCGCCGCGCTGACGGCCATCTTCGCCAAGATCGGCATCGAAAACGTCAACTCCGACTTCGCCACCCTGCTGCGCACAATCGTCGTATTGGTCAGTCTGGCCTTGATTTTGTACGCCACGGGCCAATATCAGTCCTTGGGATCGATCTCCGCCAAGAGCTACCTGTTCCTGCTGTTGTCGGGCCTGGGCACCGGTGCTTCGTGGCTGTGCTACTTCCGGGCGTTGAAAGTCGGGCCGGCATCGCTGGTCGCGCCGGTGGACAAGCTCAGTGTGGTCTTCGTGGCGGTGCTCGGTGTGATCCTGCTGGGCGAAAAACTTGACCTGCGCCAGTGGGGTGGAATCGGCCTGATCACTGCCGGCGTGGTGATGCTGGCCTTGCGGCGCTGA
- a CDS encoding Tim44 domain-containing protein, translated as MKRFLSIAMALCIGLTMSLDANAKRFGGGKSAGAAPTHQTSQMAPSSPGMGGAAATAGAAGAAGAAAKAGGASKWLGPLAGIAAGGLLASMFMGGGFEGMQFFDILIMAVIAFVIFRFIAARRRKQQEQFAPAGAPMQREVFEQKPAAMGSIFGGSAAPAAARPVINAPAWFNEQRFLEAARSHFQALQQHWDANEMDKIAEFVTPQMFEFLKRERAELGDAFQSTFIDNLQVQLDGVDDRADKTIATLTFNGVSKTSRFDQQGEVFSESWNMERPQGDNQPWLVAGIRQNG; from the coding sequence ATGAAACGTTTTCTTAGCATCGCCATGGCGTTGTGCATCGGCCTGACGATGAGCCTCGACGCCAACGCCAAGCGCTTTGGTGGTGGCAAAAGCGCCGGCGCTGCGCCGACGCACCAGACCAGCCAGATGGCTCCTTCTTCCCCAGGCATGGGCGGCGCTGCGGCGACCGCTGGTGCTGCCGGTGCCGCGGGCGCTGCGGCCAAGGCCGGCGGTGCTTCGAAATGGCTCGGCCCTCTGGCCGGCATCGCGGCCGGTGGCCTGCTCGCTTCCATGTTCATGGGCGGCGGCTTCGAAGGCATGCAGTTCTTCGACATCCTGATCATGGCCGTGATCGCGTTCGTGATCTTCCGCTTCATCGCCGCCCGTCGCCGCAAGCAGCAGGAGCAGTTCGCTCCGGCCGGCGCGCCGATGCAGCGTGAAGTGTTCGAACAGAAGCCGGCAGCCATGGGTTCGATTTTCGGTGGTTCGGCCGCACCTGCTGCCGCCCGTCCGGTGATCAACGCGCCGGCCTGGTTCAACGAACAGCGCTTCCTCGAAGCTGCCCGCAGCCACTTCCAGGCGCTGCAGCAGCACTGGGACGCCAACGAAATGGACAAGATCGCCGAGTTCGTGACCCCGCAGATGTTCGAGTTCCTCAAACGCGAGCGCGCGGAACTGGGTGATGCCTTCCAGTCCACCTTCATCGACAACCTCCAGGTACAACTGGATGGCGTGGATGACCGTGCAGACAAGACCATCGCCACCCTGACCTTCAACGGCGTGTCGAAGACCTCGCGTTTCGACCAGCAGGGCGAAGTGTTCAGCGAAAGCTGGAACATGGAACGTCCACAGGGCGACAACCAGCCTTGGCTGGTCGCCGGTATCCGCCAGAACGGCTGA
- a CDS encoding SMI1/KNR4 family protein has product MEEIIEQLREANEPVPVPLELPDEDQLVEVEEELFINIPFVFKEFLLTVSDVVYGSLEPVTVTDPQSHTYLPDVAANAWDAGVPRDLIPICQDGDDYYCVEEDGTVVLWSGEEELITEESWESVWHWARDVWLES; this is encoded by the coding sequence GTGGAAGAAATCATCGAACAACTGCGTGAAGCCAACGAACCCGTACCGGTTCCTTTGGAGTTGCCCGACGAAGACCAGTTGGTGGAAGTCGAAGAAGAACTCTTCATCAACATCCCGTTCGTCTTCAAGGAGTTTCTGCTGACCGTCAGTGACGTGGTTTACGGCAGCCTGGAGCCGGTGACCGTCACCGACCCGCAATCCCACACCTACCTGCCGGACGTCGCCGCCAACGCCTGGGATGCCGGTGTACCGCGTGACCTGATCCCGATCTGCCAGGACGGTGACGACTACTACTGCGTCGAAGAAGACGGCACCGTGGTGCTGTGGTCGGGCGAAGAAGAACTGATCACCGAAGAGTCCTGGGAGTCGGTCTGGCACTGGGCGCGGGACGTCTGGCTGGAAAGCTGA